A single region of the Marmota flaviventris isolate mMarFla1 chromosome 10, mMarFla1.hap1, whole genome shotgun sequence genome encodes:
- the Klhdc7a gene encoding kelch domain-containing protein 7A isoform X4 gives MLPRGAEAQDWHLDMQLAGKVVLSAAVLLLVTAAYRLYKSRPAPAPQGRAGARTKAREEAEGSGQPAAQGASPGSLRKRRRASKEAGTPLGCSWEDPGGPCVLATAATSRDGQAPRKGSGEEPGGQRPDLELVPAPGCGQEAGTAAGGKPGPPRRPRVGSEPESSVTGLAVAVDGDCVGGEPAPRPDGGTPAHPGSGKLDPPPCWTSAREGSGDMSQSQALPPSTGVSREETGALQATSDLGLALQQPEGAGHAAYTFSSSARVLVEENLIGKAEGPGPRLRGKVYDYYVEATSQAVSRLAPGAPGLPQALSPGPVPGPLGTGTVSGGETGDTEGGAEMAASPQPVPSPSAQGLGRKESLLHIADHPELQLQLDGFGTPAPSHPHQGPLPSPPGSSAEPRVQLVAGTNFFQVPLGPATAPDICLDLGNCCEVLAWAKRQQLEALKEAAYRVMSDNYLQVLRSPDIYGRLSGAERELILQQRLQGHKCLVVADMCPQEGCGSLCGYDDARDTWHPLAQLPPEAVSWGCATCTLFNYLFVVSGCQGSGRQPSNRVFCYNPLTGIWSEVCPLSQARPHCRLVALDGHLYAIGGECLNTVECYDPRLDRWAFAPPLPNDTFALAHTATVCGDEIFVTGGTLRYLLLRFSAREQRWWSGPTGGSKDRTAEMVAVSGFLYRFDLNRSLGIGVYRCSASTRLWYECASYRTPYPDAFQCAAVDGRIYCVGRQRMLCFLADHISPRFVPKELQGFPSPRGTLLPTVLALPVPGMPQTRV, from the coding sequence ATGCTCCCCAGAGGGGCCGAGGCCCAGGACTGGCATTTGGACATGCAGCTGGCCGGCAAGGTGGTGCTGTCCGCGGCCGTGCTGCTCCTGGTGACCGCAGCCTACAGGCTGTACAAGTCGAGACCGGCCCCGGCCCCCCAGGGGAGGGCGGGGGCCAGGACCAAAGCCCGGGAGGAAGCAGAGGGCTCGGGGCAGCCTGCCGCGCAGGGGGCTTCTCCAGGGTCCCTGCGAAAGCGCCGGAGGGCCAGCAAGGAGGCTGGCACGCCACTGGGCTGTAGCTGGGAGGATCCAGGAGGCCCCTGTGTCCTGGCCACCGCAGCCACTTCCAGAGACGGCCAGGCCCCCAGGAAGGGTTCTGGAGAGGAGCCGGGCGGGCAGCGCCCGGACTTGGAGTTGGTGCCCGCTCCCGGCTGCGGCCAGGAAGCCGGAACAGCTGCTGGCGGTAAGCCTGGCCCTCCCCGCCGCCCCCGTGTAGGCAGTGAACCCGAAAGCTCTGTAACTGGACTTGCTGTGGCAGTGGACGGTGACTGCGTGGGTGGTGAGCCAGCTCCGCGGCCGGATGGTGGGACCCCTGCACACCCGGGGTCCGGGAAGCTGGACCCCCCTCCCTGCTGGACATCTGCCAGAGAAGGCAGCGGTGACATGAGCCAGAGCCAGGCCTTGCCCCCCAGCACAGGGGTCAGCAGGGAAGAGACTGGGGCCCTCCAGGCCACCTCAGACCTGGGCCTGGCCTTGCAGCAGCCGGAGGGCGCCGGCCACGCGGCCTACACGTTCTCGTCCAGCGCCCGGGTGCTAGTGGAGGAGAACCTCATCGGGAAGGCGGAGGGGCCGGGCCCCCGGCTGAGGGGCAAGGTGTACGACTACTACGTCGAGGCCACCTCCCAGGCTGTCTCCAGGCTGGCCCCCGGGGCGCCAGGTCTGCCTCAGGCTCTGTCCCCTGGGCCGGTGCCAGGGCCCCTGGGAACCGGAACCGTGTCCGGAGGCGAGACTGGCGACACAGAGGGAGGCGCTGAGATGGCGGCCTCTCCCCAGCCTGTGCCGTCCCCCTCTGCACAAGGCTTGGGCAGGAAGGAGAGCCTGCTGCACATCGCCGACCACccagagctccagctccagctggATGGCTTTGGGACCCccgctccctcccacccccaccagggCCCCCTGCCCAGCCCTCCTGGGAGCAGCGCGGAGCCCCGTGTGCAGCTTGTGGCCGGGACCAACTTCTTCCAGGTGCCGCTGGGCCCCGCCACGGCCCCGGACATCTGCCTGGATCTGGGCAACTGCTGCGAGGTGCTGGCCTGGGCCAAGAGGCAGCAGCTGGAGGCCCTGAAGGAGGCAGCCTACAGGGTGATGAGCGACAACTACCTCCAGGTGCTCCGCAGCCCCGACATCTACGGGCGCCTGAGCGGGGCCGAGCGGGAGCTGATCCTCCAGCAGCGGCTCCAGGGCCACAAGTGTCTGGTGGTGGCCGACATGTGCCCGCAGGAAGGCTGTGGCAGCCTCTGTGGCTATGACGATGCCCGAGACACCTGGCACCCCCTGGCTCAGCTGCCCCCCGAGGCCGTGTCCTGGGGATGCGCCACCTGCACTCTCTTCAATTACCTCTTTGTGGTGTCAGGCTGCCAGGGATCTGGGCGCCAGCCCTCCAATCGCGTCTTCTGCTACAACCCGCTGACGGGGATCTGGAGTGAGGTGTGTCCCCTGAGCCAGGCCCGGCCGCACTGCCGCCTGGTGGCCCTGGACGGGCACTTGTACGCCATCGGGGGCGAGTGTCTGAACACCGTGGAGTGTTATGACCCCCGCCTGGACCGCTGGGCCTTCGCCCCTCCGCTCCCCAATGACACGTTCGCCCTGGCGCACACGGCCACCGTGTGTGGCGATGAGATCTTTGTCACGGGTGGCACCCTGCGCTACCTGCTGCTCCGCTTCTCGGCCCGGGAGCAGCGCTGGTGGTCCGGCCCCACGGGGGGCAGCAAGGACCGCACGGCCGAGATGGTGGCGGTCAGTGGCTTCCTGTATCGCTTCGACCTCAACCGCAGCCTGGGCATCGGCGTGTACCGCTGCAGCGCCAGCACCCGGCTCTGGTACGAGTGCGCCTCCTACCGGACGCCCTACCCGGACGCCTTCCAGTGCGCCGCGGTGGACGGCCGCATCTACTGCGTGGGGCGCCAGCGCATGCTCTGCTTCCTGGCCGACCACATCTCACCCAGGTTTGTGCCCAAGGAACTGCAGGGCTTCCCGTCCCCACGGGGCACCCTCCTGCCCACCGTCCTGGCCTTGCCCGTCCCTGGTATGCCTCAGACCAGGGTCTAG